The following proteins are co-located in the Phragmites australis chromosome 10, lpPhrAust1.1, whole genome shotgun sequence genome:
- the LOC133931311 gene encoding uncharacterized protein LOC133931311 produces MADLIPTIVLAMGAAALGGPDALRFLLAFAGRSPAVDVAVCVFAISAATTSVLGIMLLVRIFRRASVVRNAAAPHAPATDVFPKMVRMVAFPVAFLVTACLLAAQALAPGSELDAGQYACSA; encoded by the coding sequence ATGGCCGACTTGATCCCGACCATCGTTCTCGCCATGGGCGCAGCCGCGTTGGGCGGCCCCGACGCGCTCCGCTTCCTGCTCGCCTTCGCCGGGCGGAGTCCCGCCGTCGACGTAGCCGTCTGCGTCTTCGCCATCTCCGCGGCCACCACCTCTGTCCTCGGCATCATGCTTCTGGTACGCATCTTCCGCCGAGCCAGCGTGGTGCGCAATGCCGCTGCCCCGCATGCGCCGGCCACGGACGTGTTCCCGAAGATGGTGCGGATGGTTGCCTTCCCCGTGGCGTTCCTCGTCACGGCCTGCCTTCTCGCCGCCCAGGCCCTCGCGCCCGGAAGCGAGCTGGACGCCGGCCAGTACGCATGTTCTGCCTGA